The bacterium genome includes a window with the following:
- a CDS encoding class I SAM-dependent methyltransferase, with translation MLWISSPRAAEVEPYSCVAEFYDHLMRHVNYPRWADYVMALFALADHPESAAPAQRGSGRRVSHVLELACGTGQLLTELARSGYQVYGCDRAQAMVAAARRRLLQHGLPASVWCADMRAVVTQIEVDAVLCLYDSINYCLQEEDLQHLFIGVGQLVRSGGLFIFDICTQHNCRRNFRDYVEKDATADFSYTRHAYYKPYQRLQYNEFIIVDEANRDRVLREKHLQRIYTIKEIRAQVAASGRWREVACYSGMSRRPGSEKAERVHFVLKRIPGSEPAASGSDPR, from the coding sequence TTGCTGTGGATATCATCACCGCGCGCGGCGGAAGTCGAACCGTATAGTTGTGTCGCGGAATTCTACGATCACCTCATGCGGCACGTCAACTATCCGCGCTGGGCGGATTATGTCATGGCGCTTTTTGCGCTGGCGGATCATCCGGAATCCGCAGCGCCGGCACAGCGCGGCAGCGGCCGGCGCGTTTCGCACGTGCTGGAGCTGGCCTGTGGCACGGGCCAATTGCTGACCGAACTGGCACGCAGCGGATATCAAGTCTATGGCTGTGATCGCGCCCAGGCCATGGTAGCCGCGGCACGGCGGCGGCTGTTGCAGCACGGTTTGCCGGCGAGCGTCTGGTGCGCGGACATGCGGGCAGTCGTCACCCAGATTGAAGTCGACGCTGTCCTGTGCCTGTATGACAGCATCAACTACTGCCTGCAGGAGGAGGACTTGCAACACCTCTTCATCGGCGTCGGGCAACTGGTCCGCAGCGGTGGTCTGTTCATCTTCGACATTTGCACGCAACACAACTGCCGCCGGAACTTCCGCGATTATGTCGAGAAGGATGCCACCGCGGATTTTTCCTACACCCGCCATGCTTATTACAAGCCCTACCAGCGGCTGCAATACAACGAGTTCATCATTGTCGACGAAGCCAATCGCGACCGGGTCCTGCGCGAGAAACACCTTCAACGCATCTATACCATCAAGGAAATCCGCGCGCAAGTCGCTGCCAGCGGCCGGTGGCGTGAGGTCGCTTGCTACAGTGGCATGTCACGGCGGCCCGGCAGCGAGAAGGCGGAACGAGTGCATTTTGTGCTGAAACGAATCCCGGGATCCGAACCGGCTGCTAGCGGGAGTGACCCACGATGA
- the ftsE gene encoding cell division ATP-binding protein FtsE, with the protein MNLVRLSNVALQYPGGDGLKSVNLTVRKGEFVFLVGPTGAGKSTVLRMIYMAEKPSDGTVVVGRFNSKTITSGQIPLLRRQLGIVFQNFRLLEDRNVYDNVAFALIVTGCKQREIKRNVLRVLANVGLSHKRYSMPHELSGGEQQRVAIARALVNNPFVLLADEPTGNLDPVATAGIMELLDKINARGTAILMATHHYNLVEGVGKRVVRIEGGVTIN; encoded by the coding sequence ATGAATCTTGTCCGGCTCTCCAATGTGGCCCTGCAGTATCCCGGCGGCGACGGTTTGAAATCGGTGAATCTCACTGTGCGCAAAGGCGAATTCGTCTTTCTGGTCGGCCCCACCGGTGCTGGCAAGAGTACGGTCTTGCGCATGATCTATATGGCGGAGAAACCCAGCGATGGCACGGTGGTGGTGGGGCGGTTCAATTCCAAAACCATCACGTCCGGCCAGATTCCGCTGTTGCGGCGCCAGCTCGGCATCGTGTTTCAAAATTTTCGTCTGCTGGAAGACCGCAACGTCTATGACAACGTCGCCTTTGCCTTGATCGTCACCGGATGCAAGCAGCGCGAGATCAAACGCAACGTACTGCGCGTGCTGGCGAACGTCGGCCTGAGCCACAAGCGCTACAGCATGCCGCATGAACTTTCCGGCGGTGAACAGCAGCGCGTGGCCATCGCGCGCGCGCTGGTGAACAATCCCTTCGTCCTGCTGGCGGACGAGCCAACCGGCAATCTCGATCCCGTAGCCACCGCCGGCATCATGGAGCTGCTCGACAAAATCAACGCGCGCGGCACCGCAATTCTCATGGCGACGCACCACTACAACCTGGTGGAAGGCGTCGGCAAGCGCGTGGTGCGCATCGAAGGAGGAGTGACGATCAATTGA